One part of the Corynebacterium aurimucosum ATCC 700975 genome encodes these proteins:
- a CDS encoding MFS transporter, protein MTAVSTTPEKTAAPAQQLTKRDRVRVAVASTIGTTIEFYDFYIYATAAVAVFPFLFFPKTEDPTVALLQSFATFGLAFIARPLGSLLFGHFGDRIGRKATLVGALLTMGIATFIIGILPTYQTAGIIAPALLALMRFCQGLGLGGEWSGAALLASETAKEGKRAFAAMWPQFGAPFGFLLANGFFLTLVATMDYSRGDTTGTFMEWGWRLPFLASAVMVLIGLYVRLRLEETPVFQQAVDEGKKVKTPMVEAFRTAWKPMIIGTFVMVSCYTLFYLVTTWILSYGIGDKTKGLGLGIPYLEFLEIQLISIFMFIIGIPMSSMLSDKYGRKPILTITSLIMIAFGFSFPYFLGIAHADRNSVLGFLVVGMFIMGLIFGPMSAVLPELFPTNVRYTGSGIAYNVSSILGAAVAPFIATWLVSTYNVSYVGYYLVIVCFISLIAILMMQELKDQDLSQV, encoded by the coding sequence ATGACCGCCGTCAGCACCACACCGGAAAAAACAGCGGCCCCAGCACAGCAGCTCACCAAACGTGACCGTGTGCGTGTGGCCGTGGCTTCAACTATTGGCACGACCATCGAGTTCTATGATTTCTATATTTATGCCACGGCAGCCGTAGCCGTCTTTCCTTTCCTCTTCTTCCCGAAGACTGAGGATCCCACCGTTGCCCTGCTGCAGTCCTTTGCCACCTTCGGCCTTGCCTTTATCGCTCGACCCCTGGGCTCACTGCTCTTTGGGCACTTCGGCGATCGCATCGGCCGCAAGGCCACGCTCGTTGGCGCACTCCTGACGATGGGCATTGCCACCTTTATCATTGGCATCCTGCCTACCTACCAAACCGCAGGCATTATCGCGCCAGCCCTGCTGGCCCTGATGCGCTTCTGCCAAGGTTTGGGCCTGGGCGGCGAATGGTCCGGTGCAGCTTTGCTCGCCTCCGAGACCGCGAAGGAAGGCAAACGAGCTTTTGCCGCCATGTGGCCGCAGTTTGGCGCACCCTTCGGCTTCCTACTGGCCAATGGCTTCTTCCTGACGCTCGTAGCCACCATGGATTACTCGCGCGGCGATACCACCGGCACCTTCATGGAATGGGGCTGGCGCCTGCCCTTCCTCGCCTCTGCTGTGATGGTGCTTATCGGTCTCTACGTCCGCTTGCGTCTGGAAGAAACACCGGTTTTCCAGCAGGCCGTTGATGAAGGTAAGAAGGTCAAGACCCCTATGGTGGAGGCTTTCCGCACAGCTTGGAAGCCGATGATCATTGGTACCTTCGTCATGGTCTCTTGCTACACCCTGTTCTACCTGGTCACCACCTGGATCCTTTCCTACGGTATTGGCGATAAGACCAAGGGTCTGGGCTTGGGAATCCCATACCTGGAGTTCCTGGAGATTCAGCTGATTTCCATCTTCATGTTCATCATCGGCATTCCGATGTCCTCCATGCTCTCGGACAAGTACGGACGCAAGCCGATCTTGACAATAACCTCGCTTATCATGATTGCCTTCGGCTTCAGCTTCCCGTACTTCTTGGGCATTGCGCACGCTGACCGCAACTCCGTCCTTGGGTTCCTGGTCGTTGGCATGTTCATCATGGGCCTCATCTTCGGCCCTATGTCCGCCGTTCTCCCAGAGCTCTTCCCCACCAACGTGCGCTACACCGGCTCCGGCATCGCGTACAACGTCTCCTCTATCCTCGGCGCCGCCGTGGCCCCGTTCATCGCAACGTGGCTCGTAAGCACATACAACGTGAGCTACGTGGGCTACTACCTGGTTATCGTTTGCTTCATCTCCCTCATCGCCATCCTCATGATGCAGGAGCTGAAGGATCAGGATCTGTCCCAGGTTTAG